From one Aquicella lusitana genomic stretch:
- the ybeY gene encoding rRNA maturation RNase YbeY, producing MHHIHIQYAADKALAPKSALLRRWAKAALISNKAKPAEVTIRIVDTDEMTNLNDTYRGKPKSTNVLSFPLSVPEDIQHDVPILGDIVICAPYVNHEAQEQGKLQDAHWAHMVVHGIFHLLGYDHETDQEAKTMESLEIAVMHTLGFTNPYETGENINHHD from the coding sequence ATGCATCATATTCATATTCAGTACGCCGCAGATAAGGCGCTTGCGCCGAAGTCTGCCTTATTACGGCGCTGGGCTAAAGCGGCATTAATCAGCAATAAAGCCAAACCAGCCGAAGTCACTATTCGCATTGTCGATACGGATGAAATGACAAATCTGAATGACACCTACAGAGGTAAACCAAAGTCCACGAATGTGCTTTCTTTCCCCCTGTCCGTTCCTGAAGACATTCAGCATGATGTACCCATTCTTGGCGATATCGTTATCTGTGCGCCTTACGTTAATCACGAAGCGCAGGAACAGGGGAAATTGCAGGATGCGCACTGGGCGCACATGGTCGTTCACGGTATTTTTCATCTGCTAGGTTATGATCATGAAACAGATCAAGAGGCAAAAACCATGGAATCCCTTGAAATCGCCGTGATGCATACTTTAGGTTTTACAAATCCTTACGAAACTGGAGAGAATATAAATCACCATGACTGA
- a CDS encoding alpha/beta fold hydrolase, with product MIETKIKYVKTSMLSICYEESGESNAIPVILLHGFPDDVRAWDGVVPQLVNNGCRVIVPYLRGFGKTAFLQNDTFRSGQQAALGNDLLELMNGLNIDRAILQLKIKQSY from the coding sequence GTGATAGAAACTAAAATTAAATATGTAAAAACCTCGATGCTAAGCATTTGCTATGAAGAGAGTGGTGAATCAAATGCCATTCCTGTGATTTTATTGCATGGATTTCCGGATGATGTAAGAGCATGGGATGGTGTTGTGCCGCAATTAGTAAATAACGGATGTCGTGTAATTGTTCCGTATTTACGTGGATTTGGCAAAACAGCTTTTTTGCAGAATGATACCTTTCGATCAGGACAACAAGCTGCGTTGGGAAATGATTTACTTGAGTTGATGAATGGGCTCAACATCGATAGAGCAATTTTGCAGTTAAAAATAAAACAATCATATTAA
- a CDS encoding aldehyde dehydrogenase family protein, whose product MELLQSLHLEAKNSGASTGPHWWSHAKEAGEIISYNPTNGEAIASIYNASEKDYDHVIKEAQKAFLSWREVPAPKRGEVIRAIGDELRKYKDFLGSLVSLEMGKSKQEGDGEVQEMIDMADLAVGQSRMLYGKTMHSERPHHRMYEQWHPLGVVSVISAFNFPVAVWSWNAFVAAICGNTVVWKPSPKTALCAVAVQHICNRVLDKFGYSGIFSLLVSDKNEIVTHMAKDERIPLVSFTGSTTVGRAIYTTVAERMGKVLLELSGNNAIIVDESANLELAVPAIVFGAVGTAGQRCTTTRRLFIHESLYDKLVNALVNAYKKVTIGDPLDQKNLMGPLIDQHAVDQYVKAIADAKQQGGKILFGGNAIKREGFFVEPTLIEAQNEWDVVQRETFGPILYVMKFKKLDDVIAQHNHSRFGLSSAMFTQNLQHAEAFLSARGSDCGIANINIGTSGAEIGGAFGGEKDTGGGREAGSDAWKAYMRRQTNTINWSKALPLAQGIKFVI is encoded by the coding sequence ATGGAATTATTACAATCACTTCATCTGGAAGCGAAAAATAGCGGCGCAAGCACTGGCCCGCACTGGTGGTCGCATGCAAAAGAGGCGGGTGAAATTATCTCTTATAATCCCACTAACGGCGAAGCCATTGCATCGATTTATAACGCTTCTGAAAAAGATTATGACCACGTAATCAAAGAAGCGCAAAAAGCCTTTTTATCATGGCGTGAAGTGCCTGCACCTAAACGTGGCGAAGTAATTCGCGCCATCGGCGATGAACTGCGCAAGTACAAAGATTTTCTCGGCAGCCTGGTGTCCCTTGAAATGGGTAAATCCAAGCAGGAAGGCGACGGTGAAGTGCAGGAAATGATTGATATGGCCGATCTTGCTGTCGGCCAATCACGCATGCTATATGGCAAAACCATGCATTCTGAGCGCCCGCATCATCGAATGTATGAACAATGGCATCCTCTTGGCGTCGTGAGCGTGATCAGTGCATTTAATTTTCCTGTTGCAGTGTGGTCGTGGAATGCATTTGTTGCAGCTATTTGCGGCAATACCGTTGTGTGGAAACCTTCGCCCAAAACCGCATTATGCGCTGTTGCGGTTCAGCATATTTGTAATCGTGTGTTAGATAAATTTGGCTATAGCGGTATTTTCTCATTGTTGGTCTCTGACAAAAATGAAATTGTCACTCACATGGCTAAAGACGAACGTATTCCACTGGTATCATTTACGGGTTCAACCACCGTGGGGCGTGCGATTTACACTACTGTCGCAGAACGCATGGGCAAAGTACTGCTCGAGTTAAGCGGTAACAATGCCATCATCGTTGATGAAAGCGCGAATCTGGAACTGGCTGTTCCCGCGATTGTCTTCGGCGCTGTAGGCACAGCAGGGCAACGCTGCACCACAACACGTCGCTTGTTTATTCATGAATCCCTTTATGACAAACTGGTAAACGCATTGGTCAATGCCTATAAAAAAGTCACGATTGGTGATCCGCTCGATCAAAAAAACCTGATGGGTCCGCTCATCGATCAGCATGCTGTTGATCAATATGTCAAAGCCATTGCCGACGCCAAACAACAGGGTGGTAAAATTTTATTTGGCGGCAATGCCATTAAACGCGAAGGTTTTTTTGTGGAGCCAACGCTTATTGAAGCGCAAAACGAATGGGATGTCGTCCAGCGTGAAACTTTTGGCCCGATCTTGTATGTCATGAAATTCAAGAAGTTGGATGACGTTATTGCACAGCATAATCACTCGCGATTTGGCCTTTCTTCCGCGATGTTCACGCAAAATCTGCAGCATGCCGAAGCTTTTCTTTCTGCGCGCGGCAGTGATTGCGGTATTGCCAATATCAATATCGGCACTTCCGGTGCGGAAATTGGCGGCGCATTTGGCGGCGAAAAAGACACTGGCGGTGGTCGCGAAGCTGGTTCAGATGCATGGAAAGCCTACATGCGGCGTCAAACCAACACCATCAACTGGAGCAAGGCTTTGCCGTTGGCGCAAGGCATCAAGTTTGTCATTTAA
- a CDS encoding PhoH family protein: protein MNTLLYSEILTLAPEDNHRLFNLCGKLNEHLKLIENRLGVMIKQRGHTFSVSGERHAVKQACDTLNNLYEETEKVSILEPKEIHLYLQTVGKRVESGHQEDHMEIRLRKGVITARGENQVHYIRSILQHDINFGIGPAGTGKTYLAVACAVQALETERVSRIILVRPIVEAGEKLGFLPGDIAQKVHPYLRPLYDALYEMIGFEKVTQLIEKDVIELLPLAYMRGRSLNDSFIILDEGQNTTIEQMKMFLTRIGFNSKAVVTGDITQIDLNNRRDSGLIHAREVLKDVSGIGFTQFQISDVVRHPLVQTIVEAYEDHENKKQNQK from the coding sequence TTGAATACGCTCCTCTACTCAGAAATCCTAACCTTAGCTCCTGAAGATAATCATCGGCTGTTTAATCTCTGCGGCAAATTAAATGAACACCTTAAACTCATCGAAAACCGTCTTGGCGTCATGATCAAGCAACGGGGACATACCTTTTCGGTAAGCGGTGAGCGTCACGCAGTCAAGCAGGCCTGTGATACCCTAAACAACCTTTATGAGGAGACCGAGAAAGTGAGCATACTCGAGCCTAAAGAAATCCATCTTTATCTCCAAACGGTAGGTAAAAGGGTTGAGAGCGGCCACCAGGAAGACCACATGGAAATTCGTTTACGAAAAGGCGTCATTACCGCTCGCGGTGAAAACCAGGTGCATTATATTCGCAGCATTCTGCAGCATGACATCAACTTTGGGATTGGGCCTGCAGGGACCGGCAAAACTTATTTGGCAGTAGCCTGCGCAGTCCAGGCGCTTGAGACTGAGCGGGTAAGCCGCATCATTCTGGTCAGACCCATCGTGGAAGCCGGCGAAAAGCTGGGGTTTCTGCCGGGCGATATCGCCCAAAAGGTACACCCTTATCTGAGACCATTATACGATGCGCTCTATGAAATGATCGGATTTGAAAAAGTTACACAGTTAATCGAAAAAGATGTCATCGAACTGCTCCCGCTTGCTTATATGCGCGGGCGTTCGCTCAATGATTCTTTCATCATCCTCGATGAAGGACAAAATACCACCATAGAACAGATGAAAATGTTCCTCACCCGTATCGGCTTCAATTCTAAAGCTGTCGTGACAGGCGATATCACCCAGATTGACTTGAATAATCGACGTGATTCGGGCCTGATTCACGCAAGAGAAGTGCTTAAGGACGTATCCGGTATCGGCTTCACCCAGTTCCAGATTTCGGATGTGGTTCGCCATCCGCTGGTTCAGACCATTGTCGAAGCCTATGAGGACCATGAAAATAAAAAACAAAATCAGAAATAA
- a CDS encoding slipin family protein, producing MYIAYLVVALIVLIFLFNFFHILREYERAVVFTLGRFWRVKGPGLIIVVPIIQQYVRVELRTVVMDIPPQDVISRDNVSVRVNAVVYFRVIDPQRAIIQVEDYQTAVSQLAQTTLRSVLGQHELDEMLAERNKLNAHIQQILDEHTDAWGIKIGMVEIKHIDLNESMIRAIARQAEAERERRAKVIHADGELQASKKLLEAAQILSQQPQALQLRYLQTLSNIAEEKNSTIVFPLPIEILQAFSKNK from the coding sequence ATGTACATAGCTTATCTTGTTGTCGCGCTCATTGTTCTTATTTTTCTCTTCAATTTTTTTCATATTTTACGCGAATATGAGCGTGCCGTCGTATTTACACTCGGCCGGTTCTGGCGTGTAAAAGGCCCCGGATTAATCATTGTCGTACCGATCATTCAACAATATGTGCGTGTTGAGCTGCGCACAGTCGTGATGGATATTCCGCCACAGGATGTCATTTCACGCGATAATGTTTCGGTACGCGTAAATGCCGTTGTCTACTTCCGTGTCATTGATCCGCAACGCGCCATCATTCAAGTGGAAGATTATCAAACCGCCGTAAGTCAGCTTGCTCAAACCACGCTTCGTTCTGTGCTTGGACAGCATGAACTGGATGAAATGCTGGCTGAGCGCAATAAACTGAACGCACATATTCAGCAAATTCTGGATGAACACACGGATGCCTGGGGAATTAAAATCGGCATGGTAGAAATCAAGCATATTGATTTGAATGAAAGCATGATTCGCGCGATTGCCCGACAGGCCGAAGCTGAACGTGAACGCCGCGCAAAAGTCATTCATGCGGATGGCGAATTGCAAGCTTCCAAAAAATTGCTGGAAGCAGCGCAAATATTATCGCAGCAACCGCAAGCGCTACAGCTGCGTTATTTGCAAACGCTGTCGAATATTGCTGAAGAAAAGAATTCCACTATTGTGTTTCCGCTACCTATAGAAATTTTGCAAGCGTTTTCTAAAAATAAATAA
- a CDS encoding thioesterase family protein: MITKLNLANQSTFDRFLQAFTEIPFNKMLGLKLEHFDTESVTMRFNMKNELIGNFLHGILHGGVISSVLDMAGGVIVMTSAIHRHPEASANELAAILGKTSTVDLQISYLRPGKGETFIAKAWLTKSGNKISFTRMELHNQNDELIATGNGTYLTG; the protein is encoded by the coding sequence ATGATAACCAAATTGAATTTAGCGAATCAGTCTACATTTGATCGTTTTTTGCAAGCATTTACTGAAATTCCTTTTAATAAAATGCTAGGGTTGAAATTGGAACACTTTGATACAGAATCTGTCACGATGCGTTTTAATATGAAAAATGAGCTTATTGGGAATTTTTTGCATGGCATTCTACACGGCGGCGTTATTTCCTCAGTGCTAGACATGGCTGGCGGTGTGATCGTCATGACTTCAGCCATTCACCGCCATCCTGAAGCAAGTGCCAACGAGCTGGCAGCCATTCTGGGCAAGACCAGCACTGTGGATTTACAAATCAGCTACTTACGTCCCGGGAAAGGTGAAACTTTTATTGCCAAAGCCTGGCTCACCAAAAGCGGCAATAAAATATCCTTTACCCGAATGGAGCTGCACAATCAAAATGATGAGCTGATTGCCACTGGCAATGGCACTTACCTGACGGGTTAA
- a CDS encoding HlyC/CorC family transporter, whose protein sequence is MTDDPDRETYSTKSRTWLERLSALLAHEPKDKEELMEVLRHAEDRHLLSGEMLGMMERIIQVSEMQVREVMVPKAQMVAVQKNSPLTDILPMVIESGHSRFPVFDPAGKDVIGMLLAKDLLKYCFQKNIDQFKMTDMIRPAIFTPQSKRLDILLREFRVNRNHIAIVLDEYGHVAGLVTIEDVLEQIVGEIEDEYDIDEEDGHIKKLDEETYIVKASTLIEEFNEYFRAEFSNEEFDTIGGIVLQGFGHLPKRGENLKLDRFRFKVLHSDHRRIYLLEVKVVKSRKKNSEL, encoded by the coding sequence ATGACTGATGACCCCGATAGAGAAACATATTCAACCAAATCCCGCACTTGGCTGGAACGACTGTCTGCGCTGCTCGCGCATGAACCCAAAGATAAAGAAGAACTGATGGAGGTACTCCGACACGCGGAAGACCGCCACTTACTGAGTGGTGAAATGCTCGGCATGATGGAGCGCATCATTCAAGTCTCAGAAATGCAAGTGCGTGAAGTCATGGTGCCCAAGGCCCAAATGGTAGCGGTACAAAAAAACAGCCCGCTCACTGATATTCTGCCCATGGTGATTGAATCCGGCCATTCCCGTTTTCCTGTTTTCGACCCAGCTGGCAAAGATGTTATCGGCATGCTGCTTGCCAAAGATCTTTTGAAATACTGCTTTCAAAAAAATATTGACCAATTCAAAATGACTGACATGATCCGACCTGCCATATTCACGCCCCAAAGCAAACGGCTTGATATTTTGCTGCGGGAATTTCGCGTGAACCGCAATCATATCGCGATTGTGCTCGACGAATACGGCCATGTTGCAGGACTCGTTACGATTGAAGACGTGCTTGAGCAGATTGTAGGTGAAATTGAAGACGAATATGATATTGACGAAGAAGACGGCCACATCAAAAAACTGGACGAAGAAACCTATATCGTGAAAGCGTCGACACTGATTGAAGAATTTAATGAATATTTTCGCGCTGAATTTAGTAATGAAGAATTCGACACCATCGGCGGCATTGTTCTGCAAGGCTTTGGCCACTTGCCCAAACGCGGAGAAAACCTAAAACTTGACCGCTTTCGTTTCAAGGTGCTGCATAGCGATCATCGGCGTATTTATTTGCTGGAAGTAAAGGTGGTGAAAAGTAGGAAAAAAAATAGTGAGCTTTGA
- a CDS encoding saccharopine dehydrogenase family protein, protein MHQVLVIGAGKIGSLITFLLAHSNNYSVFLADIQEDNPLVRKLGQLPNFNYVKLDAKDTNSIAEFLKKNKIEAIISSLPYYCNVPIATVAAAYHVHYFDLTEDVETTNAVQALSQTAKSTFVPQCGLAPGFISIIANHLMKNFPELDTVKMRVGALPINISNALQYSLTWSTDGLINEYGNLCHAVENGEQVTLLPLEGLEAIKIDGLTYEAFNTSGGIGSLAQSYNGKVKHLSYKTIRYPGHCEKIKFLMNDLKLNEDRETLRRVLEHAIPKTYQDVVLVYVSVTGNQDDQFIEENYVKKFYPKKINGHRWSAIQLTTASGICSAVDLVLHNPDKYKGFVRQEQFAFDDLVNNQFGEYYK, encoded by the coding sequence ATGCATCAAGTCCTCGTTATCGGTGCTGGGAAAATTGGTTCGCTTATTACTTTTCTGCTGGCACATTCAAATAATTATTCCGTTTTTCTAGCTGACATTCAGGAAGACAATCCACTGGTACGAAAATTAGGCCAGCTGCCTAATTTCAACTATGTGAAACTGGATGCAAAAGATACCAACTCGATTGCTGAATTTTTGAAAAAAAATAAAATTGAAGCAATCATTTCATCGCTACCTTATTACTGCAATGTTCCCATCGCAACTGTTGCAGCAGCGTATCATGTGCATTATTTTGATCTGACAGAAGATGTCGAAACCACTAACGCAGTACAGGCGTTATCGCAAACAGCCAAAAGCACTTTTGTACCGCAATGCGGACTTGCACCTGGTTTTATCAGCATCATTGCCAATCATTTGATGAAGAATTTTCCGGAACTAGACACGGTTAAAATGCGCGTAGGCGCGTTGCCTATTAATATCAGCAATGCCCTGCAATATTCTTTAACGTGGTCTACCGATGGATTGATTAATGAATATGGCAACCTTTGCCATGCAGTGGAAAATGGCGAACAGGTAACGCTTTTGCCGCTCGAAGGCCTTGAAGCCATCAAAATTGACGGCTTAACTTACGAAGCATTCAACACATCCGGTGGTATTGGCAGCCTTGCCCAGAGTTATAACGGCAAGGTAAAACACCTGAGTTATAAAACCATCCGCTACCCGGGCCATTGTGAAAAAATAAAATTTTTGATGAACGACCTCAAGCTCAACGAAGACCGCGAAACACTGCGACGCGTTCTGGAGCATGCAATTCCCAAAACCTATCAGGATGTCGTGCTCGTCTACGTTTCAGTAACCGGCAACCAGGATGATCAATTCATCGAAGAAAATTATGTTAAAAAATTCTATCCTAAAAAAATCAATGGCCATCGTTGGTCCGCAATTCAGTTAACGACTGCATCCGGCATTTGCAGCGCAGTGGATCTCGTGTTGCATAATCCGGATAAATATAAAGGTTTTGTTCGCCAGGAACAGTTCGCGTTTGATGATCTGGTCAATAATCAATTCGGCGAATATTACAAATAA
- a CDS encoding endonuclease/exonuclease/phosphatase family protein produces MKLITLNIWGGHIREPLLNFIKSNQMIDIFCFQEVYHNAPDKISTEDRPVSLNVFSELQELLPGHHGYFRPVVNDIYGISAFVRQDIKVLSEGEITIHDNPSYSGRGPTHGRNLQWLECAIDQKVFSVLNVHGLWNGKGKADSPERIAQSQRIRNFMDTIKSPKILCGDFNLRPDVESMKILEQGMHNLIKAYNVTSTRTRFYTKEEKFADYILTSPEITINRFEVLKDEVSDHAPLLLDFA; encoded by the coding sequence GTGAAACTGATTACCCTCAATATTTGGGGCGGCCATATACGCGAACCGCTTTTAAACTTTATCAAATCCAACCAGATGATTGATATCTTCTGTTTCCAGGAAGTGTATCACAATGCACCGGACAAGATATCAACGGAAGACCGTCCGGTAAGTCTCAATGTTTTTTCGGAACTGCAGGAACTGCTTCCGGGTCATCATGGTTATTTCAGGCCGGTGGTGAATGATATTTACGGCATCAGTGCTTTTGTGCGGCAAGACATAAAAGTGTTAAGCGAGGGTGAAATTACTATTCACGATAATCCATCTTACTCTGGTCGCGGACCGACGCACGGCAGAAATTTGCAGTGGCTGGAATGTGCTATAGACCAGAAAGTTTTCTCAGTATTAAATGTACATGGACTTTGGAATGGTAAAGGCAAGGCAGACAGTCCTGAACGAATTGCTCAGTCCCAGCGGATCCGAAATTTTATGGATACCATCAAATCGCCTAAAATTTTATGCGGTGATTTTAATTTGCGGCCGGATGTGGAGAGTATGAAAATCCTCGAGCAGGGAATGCATAATCTGATTAAGGCTTATAACGTTACTTCTACGCGTACGCGCTTTTATACCAAAGAAGAAAAATTTGCAGATTATATTTTGACTTCGCCTGAGATCACAATTAACCGATTCGAAGTTTTGAAGGATGAAGTTTCTGATCATGCACCTTTGCTGCTGGATTTTGCCTAG
- a CDS encoding primosomal protein N', whose amino-acid sequence MVQAQNMILRIALPTPLRRLFDYLPPQPIDPTSLISGIRVRVPFQTRTLVGILVEVVKETSVPLEKLKTALELLDKEPIFSEDIYQLCQWSASYYHYALGEVLAGALPVALRKGKPAEIKKKPVSIEGEREHPPELNPAQQEAITKIGDANEAFRVFLLDGVTGSGKTEVYLHAIADILAKDKQVLVLVPEISLTPQTIARFQARFQVPVIALHSSLSETERLQAWLLARSGEAKVVIGTRSAVFTPFQRLGLIIVDEEHDTSFKQQDRFRYHARDLAVMRASINQIPVVLGSATPSLESLLNVKRERYIYLSLPERAGTAQLPQYHLLDVRHLPMEEGLSSVLLESMRSHLQQGNQVMLFLNRRGFAPVLYCTQCAWIAACKRCDTRMVYHRTPPRLQCHHCDARREIPARCGECGEAALQPVGIGTQRLEDALQKYFPDVPIIRVDRDNTRRKGAMQNLLEQINENNSAILLGTQMLAKGHHFPHVTLVGVVDADSGLFSVDFRAAEQMGQLLLQVAGRAGRAEKPGTVLIQTRHPEHPLLQTLIQHGYSHFAATLLMEREQAVLPPFSHFAVFRAESYAEQHAAHFLSAIKEICTASAGAVTLLGPVPALIAKRKGVYCQHLLVKADRRGTLQHLLKNVLQHIEKLSPGHSVKWVLDVDPVEVV is encoded by the coding sequence ATGGTACAAGCACAAAATATGATCTTACGCATTGCGCTCCCCACGCCTTTACGCCGACTATTTGATTATTTGCCGCCCCAACCTATTGATCCCACATCATTAATTTCTGGTATTCGGGTGCGAGTTCCCTTTCAGACCCGCACCCTGGTAGGGATACTGGTCGAAGTTGTCAAGGAAACCTCTGTCCCTCTGGAAAAATTAAAAACAGCTCTGGAGCTGCTCGATAAAGAACCTATTTTTTCTGAAGACATTTACCAGCTTTGCCAATGGTCCGCTAGCTATTATCACTATGCTCTGGGCGAGGTATTAGCCGGTGCACTGCCTGTGGCGTTGCGCAAAGGTAAGCCTGCTGAGATCAAAAAAAAGCCAGTCTCTATTGAAGGCGAGCGAGAGCATCCACCCGAATTAAATCCGGCGCAACAGGAAGCCATCACCAAAATTGGCGATGCAAACGAAGCGTTTCGTGTTTTTCTGCTGGATGGAGTGACAGGGAGCGGGAAAACGGAAGTGTATTTGCATGCTATCGCCGATATACTTGCGAAAGACAAACAGGTTTTAGTACTGGTTCCCGAGATCAGTTTAACGCCGCAAACCATTGCGCGATTTCAGGCACGATTTCAGGTCCCCGTGATAGCGCTGCATTCCAGTTTGTCGGAAACTGAACGATTGCAGGCGTGGCTGTTGGCGCGTTCGGGTGAAGCCAAAGTGGTGATTGGTACACGCTCGGCAGTTTTTACGCCGTTTCAACGGCTGGGGCTTATTATCGTTGATGAAGAACATGATACGTCGTTCAAGCAGCAGGATCGATTTCGCTATCATGCACGCGATCTTGCGGTGATGCGTGCAAGCATTAATCAAATACCTGTCGTATTGGGATCGGCGACGCCTTCGCTTGAGTCGCTGCTCAATGTGAAACGTGAGCGTTATATTTATTTATCGCTGCCTGAGCGGGCGGGCACGGCCCAATTGCCACAATATCATCTTTTGGACGTGCGTCATTTGCCGATGGAAGAAGGCTTGTCTTCTGTTTTGCTTGAAAGCATGCGGTCACATCTTCAACAGGGCAACCAGGTCATGCTGTTTCTGAACAGGCGCGGCTTTGCGCCCGTTTTATATTGCACGCAATGCGCATGGATAGCAGCATGTAAACGTTGTGATACACGCATGGTTTATCATCGTACGCCGCCGCGTTTGCAATGTCATCACTGTGATGCGCGGCGCGAAATCCCTGCGCGCTGCGGTGAGTGTGGCGAGGCGGCGCTGCAGCCGGTCGGAATAGGCACACAGCGGCTTGAAGATGCATTGCAAAAATATTTTCCCGACGTGCCTATCATTCGTGTCGACCGTGATAACACGCGACGCAAAGGTGCCATGCAAAATTTATTGGAACAAATTAACGAAAATAACAGCGCCATTTTATTAGGCACGCAAATGCTCGCGAAAGGCCATCATTTTCCGCACGTGACGCTCGTTGGCGTGGTAGATGCTGACAGCGGATTATTCAGCGTGGACTTTCGCGCGGCTGAGCAAATGGGGCAATTGTTATTGCAAGTGGCGGGGCGCGCCGGGCGCGCGGAAAAACCCGGCACAGTATTGATCCAGACACGGCATCCTGAGCATCCTTTGTTGCAAACATTAATACAACATGGTTACAGTCATTTTGCCGCAACCTTGCTCATGGAAAGAGAACAGGCGGTATTGCCGCCGTTTTCGCATTTTGCCGTATTTCGCGCGGAAAGTTATGCAGAACAACATGCCGCGCATTTTCTCTCTGCGATAAAAGAAATATGCACTGCTTCTGCAGGCGCCGTGACCTTATTAGGCCCCGTACCTGCTTTGATCGCAAAACGTAAAGGAGTATACTGCCAGCATTTACTGGTCAAGGCAGACCGGCGCGGCACGTTGCAGCATTTACTAAAAAATGTGCTGCAGCACATTGAGAAATTATCGCCAGGCCATTCTGTCAAATGGGTGTTGGACGTGGACCCTGTAGAAGTGGTTTGA
- a CDS encoding NfeD family protein has translation MRKGIGLASLLVLLFSSVVFAAEKAIVLDINGAIGPATQDYVKRGILFAQKERAAVVIIQLNTPGGLETSMRGINEAIITSPVPVITYVAPSGARAASAGTFILYASHLSAMSPGTNVGAASPVHLMQEPEKGDSKTLSTAQQKAVNDAAAYIRSLAELRGRNADWADKAVRQGASLSAHEAKRMKVIDEIADDYPQLMQKLDGRKALVQGVSETVKTKDLQLEKMPTDWRYEFLSFITNPNIAYILMLIAIYGIFFELSNPGLVLPGVAGVISLLLVLYAFQLMPINYVGLTLVLLGIMFMILEVYVSSFGALGIGGVIAFIIGSVMLFDVNNPYYRLTWVLILSMSIITIAFFFIVISLAIKSHKKAIVSGQEGLIGAEGTVLSVMNEQVVVRLLGEIWEAKSPVMLEAGQKVKVTDIKGLTLVVIPTEGKEKKSGE, from the coding sequence ATGCGCAAAGGAATAGGGCTAGCAAGCTTACTTGTCTTACTTTTCTCGTCGGTAGTTTTCGCCGCGGAAAAAGCCATCGTATTAGACATTAATGGCGCCATTGGACCCGCCACACAGGATTACGTTAAGCGCGGCATTCTCTTTGCCCAAAAAGAACGCGCCGCTGTAGTTATTATTCAGTTAAACACCCCTGGCGGGCTTGAAACCTCCATGCGGGGTATCAATGAAGCCATCATTACCTCACCTGTTCCAGTCATTACCTACGTCGCCCCCTCGGGCGCGCGGGCGGCGAGCGCGGGTACTTTTATTCTTTATGCCAGCCATTTAAGCGCCATGTCGCCAGGCACAAATGTAGGCGCCGCTTCGCCTGTCCATCTGATGCAAGAGCCTGAAAAAGGGGATTCAAAAACATTAAGCACCGCCCAGCAAAAAGCCGTCAATGACGCTGCCGCCTACATCCGCAGCCTCGCAGAGCTACGCGGCAGAAACGCCGACTGGGCAGATAAAGCAGTGCGGCAGGGCGCGAGTTTATCTGCGCATGAAGCAAAGCGGATGAAAGTCATTGACGAAATTGCCGATGATTACCCGCAATTAATGCAAAAACTGGATGGACGGAAAGCGCTTGTGCAGGGTGTTTCTGAAACAGTCAAAACAAAAGATCTGCAGCTTGAAAAAATGCCCACAGATTGGCGTTATGAATTCCTCTCTTTCATCACCAATCCCAATATCGCCTACATCCTCATGCTGATTGCCATTTACGGTATCTTTTTTGAATTATCCAATCCCGGCTTGGTCCTGCCTGGGGTAGCGGGTGTCATTTCCCTGTTACTTGTCCTGTACGCATTTCAATTAATGCCCATTAATTATGTGGGCTTGACGCTCGTCCTTCTTGGTATCATGTTTATGATCTTGGAAGTCTACGTTTCAAGTTTTGGCGCACTCGGCATCGGCGGCGTCATCGCATTTATTATAGGATCAGTCATGCTATTTGACGTGAATAATCCCTATTATCGTCTGACGTGGGTGCTCATCCTCAGCATGAGCATCATCACCATCGCTTTCTTTTTTATTGTGATCAGCCTCGCCATCAAGTCCCATAAAAAAGCGATTGTCTCGGGTCAGGAAGGATTGATTGGTGCTGAAGGCACTGTGTTAAGCGTGATGAACGAACAGGTTGTCGTACGCCTGCTGGGTGAAATCTGGGAAGCAAAATCACCCGTCATGCTTGAGGCTGGGCAGAAAGTAAAGGTAACGGATATAAAGGGATTGACCTTAGTCGTCATACCGACCGAGGGTAAAGAGAAAAAATCAGGAGAATAA